The Pungitius pungitius chromosome 8, fPunPun2.1, whole genome shotgun sequence genome has a window encoding:
- the znf740a gene encoding zinc finger protein 431 isoform X17 has protein sequence MSHLPSSSVRDHMKWAGLLGCEAVLSSMALMQASSMAAPPKKMMAPLGHGPQQRDGPDRAPQGHMIIPSGMSCPPLVRTNFGNLIRKDGEFQAPRLLDEKEMRANEDMQQKKKNRKSVTPCKVREQEGRGGKGTGADENGPSSKVQKNFICDHCYGAFRSGYHLKRHILIHTGEKPYACAVCDMRFIQRYHLERHSLIHTGVKPYACSMCDMRFFQRYHLERHRLTHTGMRPLTVPSSRVKPYACSMCDMRFFQRYHLARHSLTHTGVKPYACSMCDMRFFQRYHLARHSLTHTGVKPYACSMCDMRFFQRYHLARHTLTHTGVKPYACSMCDMRFFQRYHLARHSLTHTGVKPYACTMCDMRFIQRYQLERHSLTHTGVKPYACTMCDKRFFQRYHLARHSLTHMGVKPYACTMCDMRFVQRYHLARHSLTHTGVKPYACTMCDKRFFQRYHLTRHSLTHMGMRPHTLPMSLRSDCSYIMSEAPRQLFTCKSVKPFACPMCDMRFVQRYHLARHSLTHTGVKPYACSMCDMRFIQRNHLERHSLTHTGEKPFACDMCDMRFIQRYHLERHKRVHSGEKPYQCERCQQNFSRTDRLLRHRRLCQGRGVAKVENQPCCEPRPYGQEPPPAPPTWSPLHPPPGRLAV, from the exons ATGTCACATCTGCCCAGCAGCTCAGTCCGCGACCATATGAAATGG gCGGGGCTGCTTGGCTGTGAGGCTGTCCTCTCCAGCATGGCACTGATGCAGGCTAGTTCCATGGCTGCTCCACCCAAAAAAATGATGGCCCCCCTTGGCCATGGACCCCAGCAGAGAGACGGACCCGACCGGGCTCCCCAGGGCCATATGATCATCCCATCCGGAATGAGCTGTCCACCCCTGGTTAGGACCAACTTCGGAAAT CTTATCCGGAAGGACGGTGAATTCCAAGCTCCCCGCCTGCTGGATGAGAAGGAGATGAGAGCCAACGAGGAcatgcagcagaaaaaaaagaataggaaATCAGTAACGCCCTGCAAAGTGAGAGAACAAGAAGGAAGGGGAGGGAAG GGCACAGGTGCAGATGAGAATGGTCCGTCCTCCAAAGTGCAGAAAAACTTTATTTGTGATCACTGTTATGGAGCATTTAGGAGTGGATACCACCTGAAGAGACACATCCTCATTCATACAG GGGAGAAGCCGTATGCTTGTGCCGTATGTGACATGAGGTTTATTCAGCGTTACCACCTGGAGAGACACAGCCTCATTCACACGG gggtgAAGCCGTACGCTTGTTCCATGTGTGACATGCGGTTTTTCCAGCGTTACCACCTGGAGAGACACAGACTCACTCATACGGGTATGCGTCCATTAACCGTACCCAGTTCAA GGGTGAAGCCGTACGCTTGCTCCATGTGTGACATGAGGTTCTTCCAACGTTATCATCTGGCAAGACACAGCCTCACTCATACTG gggtgAAGCCATACGCTTGCTCCATGTGTGATATGAGGTTTTTCCAACGCTACCACTTGGCAAGACACAGCCTCACTCACACGG gggtGAAGCCATATGCTTGCTCCATGTGTGACATGAGATTTTTCCAGAGATACCACCTGGCAAGACACACTCTCACCCATACGG GGGTGAAGCCGTACGCTTGCTCCATGTGTGACATGAGGTTCTTCCAGCGTTACCATTTGGCAAGACACAGCCTCACTCATACTG GAGTGAAGCCGTATGCGTGTACCATGTGTGACATGAGGTTTATACAACGTTACCAACTGGAGAGACACAGTCTCACTCATACGG GTGTGAAACCTTATGCTTGCACCATGTGTGACAAGAGGTTTTTTCAGCGCTACCACCTGGCGAGACACAGCCTCACTCATATGG GTGTGAAACCTTATGCTTGTACCATGTGTGACATGAGGTTTGTTCAGCGTTACCACCTGGCGAGACACAGCCTCACTCATACGG GTGTGAAACCTTATGCTTGCACCATGTGTGACAAGAGGTTTTTTCAGCGCTACCACCTGACAAGACACAGCCTCACTCATATGGGTATGCGTCCGCACACCTTACCCATGTCACTGAGATCAGACTGCAGTTACATAATGTCAGAGGCTCCCAGGCAATTATTTACCTGTAAAA GTGTGAAACCTTTTGCTTGCCCCATGTGTGACATGAGGTTTGTTCAGCGTTACCACCTGGCGAGACACAGCCTCACTCATACGG gggtgAAGCCGTATGCTTGTTCCATGTGTGACATGAGGTTTATTCAGCGTAACCACCTGGAGAGACACAGCCTCACTCATACGG GAGAGAAGCCCTTTGCTTGTGACATGTGTGATATGAGGTTTATCCAGCGCTACCACCTTGAGAGACACAAGCGTGTCCATAGTGGGGAGAAGCCCTATCAGTGTGAACGGTGCCAGCAG AACTTTTCACGGACAGACCGGCTGCTGCGACACCGGCGGCTGTGCCAGGGCCGCGGCGTGGCCAAGGTGGAGAACCAGCCGTGCTGCGAACCGCGCCCGTACGGCCAGGAGCCGCCGCCCGCGCCCCCCACCTGGAGCCCCCTGCACCCCCCTCCGGGCCGACTGGCGGTCTGA
- the znf740a gene encoding zinc finger protein ZFP2 isoform X3 — protein sequence MSHLPSSSVRDHMKWAGLLGCEAVLSSMALMQASSMAAPPKKMMAPLGHGPQQRDGPDRAPQGHMIIPSGMSCPPLVRTNFGNLIRKDGEFQAPRLLDEKEMRANEDMQQKKKNRKSVTPCKGTGADENGPSSKVQKNFICDHCYGAFRSGYHLKRHILIHTGEKPYACAVCDMRFIQRYHLERHSLIHTGVKPYACSMCDMRFFQRYHLERHRLTHTGMRPLTVPSSRVKPYACSMCDMRFFQRYHLARHSLTHTGVKPYACSMCDMRFFQRYHLARHSLTHTGVKPYACSMCDMRFFQRYHLARHTLTHTGVKPYACSMCDMRFFQRYHLARHSLTHTGVKPYACTMCDMRFIQRYQLERHSLTHTGVKPYACTMCDKRFFQRYHLARHSLTHMGVKPYACTMCDMKFFQRYHLARHSLTHTGVKPYACTMCDKRFFQRYHLARHSLTHMGVKPYACTMCDMRFVQRYHLARHSLTHTGVKPYACTMCDKRFFQRYHLTRHSLTHMGMRPHTLPMSLRSDCSYIMSEAPRQLFTCKSVKPFACPMCDMRFVQRYHLARHSLTHTGVKPYACSMCDMRFIQRNHLERHSLTHTGEKPFACDMCDMRFIQRYHLERHKRVHSGEKPYQCERCQQNFSRTDRLLRHRRLCQGRGVAKVENQPCCEPRPYGQEPPPAPPTWSPLHPPPGRLAV from the exons ATGTCACATCTGCCCAGCAGCTCAGTCCGCGACCATATGAAATGG gCGGGGCTGCTTGGCTGTGAGGCTGTCCTCTCCAGCATGGCACTGATGCAGGCTAGTTCCATGGCTGCTCCACCCAAAAAAATGATGGCCCCCCTTGGCCATGGACCCCAGCAGAGAGACGGACCCGACCGGGCTCCCCAGGGCCATATGATCATCCCATCCGGAATGAGCTGTCCACCCCTGGTTAGGACCAACTTCGGAAAT CTTATCCGGAAGGACGGTGAATTCCAAGCTCCCCGCCTGCTGGATGAGAAGGAGATGAGAGCCAACGAGGAcatgcagcagaaaaaaaagaataggaaATCAGTAACGCCCTGCAAA GGCACAGGTGCAGATGAGAATGGTCCGTCCTCCAAAGTGCAGAAAAACTTTATTTGTGATCACTGTTATGGAGCATTTAGGAGTGGATACCACCTGAAGAGACACATCCTCATTCATACAG GGGAGAAGCCGTATGCTTGTGCCGTATGTGACATGAGGTTTATTCAGCGTTACCACCTGGAGAGACACAGCCTCATTCACACGG gggtgAAGCCGTACGCTTGTTCCATGTGTGACATGCGGTTTTTCCAGCGTTACCACCTGGAGAGACACAGACTCACTCATACGGGTATGCGTCCATTAACCGTACCCAGTTCAA GGGTGAAGCCGTACGCTTGCTCCATGTGTGACATGAGGTTCTTCCAACGTTATCATCTGGCAAGACACAGCCTCACTCATACTG gggtgAAGCCATACGCTTGCTCCATGTGTGATATGAGGTTTTTCCAACGCTACCACTTGGCAAGACACAGCCTCACTCACACGG gggtGAAGCCATATGCTTGCTCCATGTGTGACATGAGATTTTTCCAGAGATACCACCTGGCAAGACACACTCTCACCCATACGG GGGTGAAGCCGTACGCTTGCTCCATGTGTGACATGAGGTTCTTCCAGCGTTACCATTTGGCAAGACACAGCCTCACTCATACTG GAGTGAAGCCGTATGCGTGTACCATGTGTGACATGAGGTTTATACAACGTTACCAACTGGAGAGACACAGTCTCACTCATACGG gGGTGAAGCCGTACGCTTGCACCATGTGTGACAAGAGGTTTTTTCAGCGCTACCACCTGGCGAGACACAGCCTCACTCATATGG GAGTGAAACCTTATGCTTGCACCATGTGTGACATGAAGTTTTTTCAGCGTTACCACCTGGCGAGACACAGCCTCACTCATACGG GTGTGAAACCTTATGCTTGCACCATGTGTGACAAGAGGTTTTTTCAGCGCTACCACCTGGCGAGACACAGCCTCACTCATATGG GTGTGAAACCTTATGCTTGTACCATGTGTGACATGAGGTTTGTTCAGCGTTACCACCTGGCGAGACACAGCCTCACTCATACGG GTGTGAAACCTTATGCTTGCACCATGTGTGACAAGAGGTTTTTTCAGCGCTACCACCTGACAAGACACAGCCTCACTCATATGGGTATGCGTCCGCACACCTTACCCATGTCACTGAGATCAGACTGCAGTTACATAATGTCAGAGGCTCCCAGGCAATTATTTACCTGTAAAA GTGTGAAACCTTTTGCTTGCCCCATGTGTGACATGAGGTTTGTTCAGCGTTACCACCTGGCGAGACACAGCCTCACTCATACGG gggtgAAGCCGTATGCTTGTTCCATGTGTGACATGAGGTTTATTCAGCGTAACCACCTGGAGAGACACAGCCTCACTCATACGG GAGAGAAGCCCTTTGCTTGTGACATGTGTGATATGAGGTTTATCCAGCGCTACCACCTTGAGAGACACAAGCGTGTCCATAGTGGGGAGAAGCCCTATCAGTGTGAACGGTGCCAGCAG AACTTTTCACGGACAGACCGGCTGCTGCGACACCGGCGGCTGTGCCAGGGCCGCGGCGTGGCCAAGGTGGAGAACCAGCCGTGCTGCGAACCGCGCCCGTACGGCCAGGAGCCGCCGCCCGCGCCCCCCACCTGGAGCCCCCTGCACCCCCCTCCGGGCCGACTGGCGGTCTGA
- the znf740a gene encoding zinc finger protein 436 isoform X10: MSHLPSSSVRDHMKWAGLLGCEAVLSSMALMQASSMAAPPKKMMAPLGHGPQQRDGPDRAPQGHMIIPSGMSCPPLVRTNFGNLIRKDGEFQAPRLLDEKEMRANEDMQQKKKNRKSVTPCKVREQEGRGGKGTGADENGPSSKVQKNFICDHCYGAFRSGYHLKRHILIHTGEKPYACAVCDMRFIQRYHLERHSLIHTGVKPYACSMCDMRFFQRYHLERHRLTHTGMRPLTVPSSRVKPYACSMCDMRFFQRYHLARHSLTHTGVKPYACSMCDMRFFQRYHLARHTLTHTGVKPYACSMCDMRFFQRYHLARHSLTHTGVKPYACTMCDMRFIQRYQLERHSLTHTGVKPYACTMCDKRFFQRYHLARHSLTHMGVKPYACTMCDMKFFQRYHLARHSLTHTGVKPYACTMCDKRFFQRYHLARHSLTHMGVKPYACTMCDMRFVQRYHLARHSLTHTGVKPYACTMCDKRFFQRYHLTRHSLTHMGMRPHTLPMSLRSDCSYIMSEAPRQLFTCKSVKPFACPMCDMRFVQRYHLARHSLTHTGVKPYACSMCDMRFIQRNHLERHSLTHTGEKPFACDMCDMRFIQRYHLERHKRVHSGEKPYQCERCQQNFSRTDRLLRHRRLCQGRGVAKVENQPCCEPRPYGQEPPPAPPTWSPLHPPPGRLAV; the protein is encoded by the exons ATGTCACATCTGCCCAGCAGCTCAGTCCGCGACCATATGAAATGG gCGGGGCTGCTTGGCTGTGAGGCTGTCCTCTCCAGCATGGCACTGATGCAGGCTAGTTCCATGGCTGCTCCACCCAAAAAAATGATGGCCCCCCTTGGCCATGGACCCCAGCAGAGAGACGGACCCGACCGGGCTCCCCAGGGCCATATGATCATCCCATCCGGAATGAGCTGTCCACCCCTGGTTAGGACCAACTTCGGAAAT CTTATCCGGAAGGACGGTGAATTCCAAGCTCCCCGCCTGCTGGATGAGAAGGAGATGAGAGCCAACGAGGAcatgcagcagaaaaaaaagaataggaaATCAGTAACGCCCTGCAAAGTGAGAGAACAAGAAGGAAGGGGAGGGAAG GGCACAGGTGCAGATGAGAATGGTCCGTCCTCCAAAGTGCAGAAAAACTTTATTTGTGATCACTGTTATGGAGCATTTAGGAGTGGATACCACCTGAAGAGACACATCCTCATTCATACAG GGGAGAAGCCGTATGCTTGTGCCGTATGTGACATGAGGTTTATTCAGCGTTACCACCTGGAGAGACACAGCCTCATTCACACGG gggtgAAGCCGTACGCTTGTTCCATGTGTGACATGCGGTTTTTCCAGCGTTACCACCTGGAGAGACACAGACTCACTCATACGGGTATGCGTCCATTAACCGTACCCAGTTCAA GGGTGAAGCCGTACGCTTGCTCCATGTGTGACATGAGGTTCTTCCAACGTTATCATCTGGCAAGACACAGCCTCACTCATACTG gggtGAAGCCATATGCTTGCTCCATGTGTGACATGAGATTTTTCCAGAGATACCACCTGGCAAGACACACTCTCACCCATACGG GGGTGAAGCCGTACGCTTGCTCCATGTGTGACATGAGGTTCTTCCAGCGTTACCATTTGGCAAGACACAGCCTCACTCATACTG GAGTGAAGCCGTATGCGTGTACCATGTGTGACATGAGGTTTATACAACGTTACCAACTGGAGAGACACAGTCTCACTCATACGG gGGTGAAGCCGTACGCTTGCACCATGTGTGACAAGAGGTTTTTTCAGCGCTACCACCTGGCGAGACACAGCCTCACTCATATGG GAGTGAAACCTTATGCTTGCACCATGTGTGACATGAAGTTTTTTCAGCGTTACCACCTGGCGAGACACAGCCTCACTCATACGG GTGTGAAACCTTATGCTTGCACCATGTGTGACAAGAGGTTTTTTCAGCGCTACCACCTGGCGAGACACAGCCTCACTCATATGG GTGTGAAACCTTATGCTTGTACCATGTGTGACATGAGGTTTGTTCAGCGTTACCACCTGGCGAGACACAGCCTCACTCATACGG GTGTGAAACCTTATGCTTGCACCATGTGTGACAAGAGGTTTTTTCAGCGCTACCACCTGACAAGACACAGCCTCACTCATATGGGTATGCGTCCGCACACCTTACCCATGTCACTGAGATCAGACTGCAGTTACATAATGTCAGAGGCTCCCAGGCAATTATTTACCTGTAAAA GTGTGAAACCTTTTGCTTGCCCCATGTGTGACATGAGGTTTGTTCAGCGTTACCACCTGGCGAGACACAGCCTCACTCATACGG gggtgAAGCCGTATGCTTGTTCCATGTGTGACATGAGGTTTATTCAGCGTAACCACCTGGAGAGACACAGCCTCACTCATACGG GAGAGAAGCCCTTTGCTTGTGACATGTGTGATATGAGGTTTATCCAGCGCTACCACCTTGAGAGACACAAGCGTGTCCATAGTGGGGAGAAGCCCTATCAGTGTGAACGGTGCCAGCAG AACTTTTCACGGACAGACCGGCTGCTGCGACACCGGCGGCTGTGCCAGGGCCGCGGCGTGGCCAAGGTGGAGAACCAGCCGTGCTGCGAACCGCGCCCGTACGGCCAGGAGCCGCCGCCCGCGCCCCCCACCTGGAGCCCCCTGCACCCCCCTCCGGGCCGACTGGCGGTCTGA
- the znf740a gene encoding zinc finger protein ZFP2 isoform X5, giving the protein MSHLPSSSVRDHMKWAGLLGCEAVLSSMALMQASSMAAPPKKMMAPLGHGPQQRDGPDRAPQGHMIIPSGMSCPPLLIRKDGEFQAPRLLDEKEMRANEDMQQKKKNRKSVTPCKGTGADENGPSSKVQKNFICDHCYGAFRSGYHLKRHILIHTGEKPYACAVCDMRFIQRYHLERHSLIHTGVKPYACSMCDMRFFQRYHLERHRLTHTGMRPLTVPSSRVKPYACSMCDMRFFQRYHLARHSLTHTGVKPYACSMCDMRFFQRYHLARHSLTHTGVKPYACSMCDMRFFQRYHLARHTLTHTGVKPYACSMCDMRFFQRYHLARHSLTHTGVKPYACTMCDMRFIQRYQLERHSLTHTGVKPYACTMCDKRFFQRYHLARHSLTHMGVKPYACTMCDMKFFQRYHLARHSLTHTGVKPYACTMCDKRFFQRYHLARHSLTHMGVKPYACTMCDMRFVQRYHLARHSLTHTGVKPYACTMCDKRFFQRYHLTRHSLTHMGMRPHTLPMSLRSDCSYIMSEAPRQLFTCKSVKPFACPMCDMRFVQRYHLARHSLTHTGVKPYACSMCDMRFIQRNHLERHSLTHTGEKPFACDMCDMRFIQRYHLERHKRVHSGEKPYQCERCQQNFSRTDRLLRHRRLCQGRGVAKVENQPCCEPRPYGQEPPPAPPTWSPLHPPPGRLAV; this is encoded by the exons ATGTCACATCTGCCCAGCAGCTCAGTCCGCGACCATATGAAATGG gCGGGGCTGCTTGGCTGTGAGGCTGTCCTCTCCAGCATGGCACTGATGCAGGCTAGTTCCATGGCTGCTCCACCCAAAAAAATGATGGCCCCCCTTGGCCATGGACCCCAGCAGAGAGACGGACCCGACCGGGCTCCCCAGGGCCATATGATCATCCCATCCGGAATGAGCTGTCCACCCCTG CTTATCCGGAAGGACGGTGAATTCCAAGCTCCCCGCCTGCTGGATGAGAAGGAGATGAGAGCCAACGAGGAcatgcagcagaaaaaaaagaataggaaATCAGTAACGCCCTGCAAA GGCACAGGTGCAGATGAGAATGGTCCGTCCTCCAAAGTGCAGAAAAACTTTATTTGTGATCACTGTTATGGAGCATTTAGGAGTGGATACCACCTGAAGAGACACATCCTCATTCATACAG GGGAGAAGCCGTATGCTTGTGCCGTATGTGACATGAGGTTTATTCAGCGTTACCACCTGGAGAGACACAGCCTCATTCACACGG gggtgAAGCCGTACGCTTGTTCCATGTGTGACATGCGGTTTTTCCAGCGTTACCACCTGGAGAGACACAGACTCACTCATACGGGTATGCGTCCATTAACCGTACCCAGTTCAA GGGTGAAGCCGTACGCTTGCTCCATGTGTGACATGAGGTTCTTCCAACGTTATCATCTGGCAAGACACAGCCTCACTCATACTG gggtgAAGCCATACGCTTGCTCCATGTGTGATATGAGGTTTTTCCAACGCTACCACTTGGCAAGACACAGCCTCACTCACACGG gggtGAAGCCATATGCTTGCTCCATGTGTGACATGAGATTTTTCCAGAGATACCACCTGGCAAGACACACTCTCACCCATACGG GGGTGAAGCCGTACGCTTGCTCCATGTGTGACATGAGGTTCTTCCAGCGTTACCATTTGGCAAGACACAGCCTCACTCATACTG GAGTGAAGCCGTATGCGTGTACCATGTGTGACATGAGGTTTATACAACGTTACCAACTGGAGAGACACAGTCTCACTCATACGG gGGTGAAGCCGTACGCTTGCACCATGTGTGACAAGAGGTTTTTTCAGCGCTACCACCTGGCGAGACACAGCCTCACTCATATGG GAGTGAAACCTTATGCTTGCACCATGTGTGACATGAAGTTTTTTCAGCGTTACCACCTGGCGAGACACAGCCTCACTCATACGG GTGTGAAACCTTATGCTTGCACCATGTGTGACAAGAGGTTTTTTCAGCGCTACCACCTGGCGAGACACAGCCTCACTCATATGG GTGTGAAACCTTATGCTTGTACCATGTGTGACATGAGGTTTGTTCAGCGTTACCACCTGGCGAGACACAGCCTCACTCATACGG GTGTGAAACCTTATGCTTGCACCATGTGTGACAAGAGGTTTTTTCAGCGCTACCACCTGACAAGACACAGCCTCACTCATATGGGTATGCGTCCGCACACCTTACCCATGTCACTGAGATCAGACTGCAGTTACATAATGTCAGAGGCTCCCAGGCAATTATTTACCTGTAAAA GTGTGAAACCTTTTGCTTGCCCCATGTGTGACATGAGGTTTGTTCAGCGTTACCACCTGGCGAGACACAGCCTCACTCATACGG gggtgAAGCCGTATGCTTGTTCCATGTGTGACATGAGGTTTATTCAGCGTAACCACCTGGAGAGACACAGCCTCACTCATACGG GAGAGAAGCCCTTTGCTTGTGACATGTGTGATATGAGGTTTATCCAGCGCTACCACCTTGAGAGACACAAGCGTGTCCATAGTGGGGAGAAGCCCTATCAGTGTGAACGGTGCCAGCAG AACTTTTCACGGACAGACCGGCTGCTGCGACACCGGCGGCTGTGCCAGGGCCGCGGCGTGGCCAAGGTGGAGAACCAGCCGTGCTGCGAACCGCGCCCGTACGGCCAGGAGCCGCCGCCCGCGCCCCCCACCTGGAGCCCCCTGCACCCCCCTCCGGGCCGACTGGCGGTCTGA
- the znf740a gene encoding zinc finger protein ZFP2 isoform X2, which translates to MSHLPSSSVRDHMKWAGLLGCEAVLSSMALMQASSMAAPPKKMMAPLGHGPQQRDGPDRAPQGHMIIPSGMSCPPLLIRKDGEFQAPRLLDEKEMRANEDMQQKKKNRKSVTPCKVREQEGRGGKGTGADENGPSSKVQKNFICDHCYGAFRSGYHLKRHILIHTGEKPYACAVCDMRFIQRYHLERHSLIHTGVKPYACSMCDMRFFQRYHLERHRLTHTGMRPLTVPSSRVKPYACSMCDMRFFQRYHLARHSLTHTGVKPYACSMCDMRFFQRYHLARHSLTHTGVKPYACSMCDMRFFQRYHLARHTLTHTGVKPYACSMCDMRFFQRYHLARHSLTHTGVKPYACTMCDMRFIQRYQLERHSLTHTGVKPYACTMCDKRFFQRYHLARHSLTHMGVKPYACTMCDMKFFQRYHLARHSLTHTGVKPYACTMCDKRFFQRYHLARHSLTHMGVKPYACTMCDMRFVQRYHLARHSLTHTGVKPYACTMCDKRFFQRYHLTRHSLTHMGMRPHTLPMSLRSDCSYIMSEAPRQLFTCKSVKPFACPMCDMRFVQRYHLARHSLTHTGVKPYACSMCDMRFIQRNHLERHSLTHTGEKPFACDMCDMRFIQRYHLERHKRVHSGEKPYQCERCQQNFSRTDRLLRHRRLCQGRGVAKVENQPCCEPRPYGQEPPPAPPTWSPLHPPPGRLAV; encoded by the exons ATGTCACATCTGCCCAGCAGCTCAGTCCGCGACCATATGAAATGG gCGGGGCTGCTTGGCTGTGAGGCTGTCCTCTCCAGCATGGCACTGATGCAGGCTAGTTCCATGGCTGCTCCACCCAAAAAAATGATGGCCCCCCTTGGCCATGGACCCCAGCAGAGAGACGGACCCGACCGGGCTCCCCAGGGCCATATGATCATCCCATCCGGAATGAGCTGTCCACCCCTG CTTATCCGGAAGGACGGTGAATTCCAAGCTCCCCGCCTGCTGGATGAGAAGGAGATGAGAGCCAACGAGGAcatgcagcagaaaaaaaagaataggaaATCAGTAACGCCCTGCAAAGTGAGAGAACAAGAAGGAAGGGGAGGGAAG GGCACAGGTGCAGATGAGAATGGTCCGTCCTCCAAAGTGCAGAAAAACTTTATTTGTGATCACTGTTATGGAGCATTTAGGAGTGGATACCACCTGAAGAGACACATCCTCATTCATACAG GGGAGAAGCCGTATGCTTGTGCCGTATGTGACATGAGGTTTATTCAGCGTTACCACCTGGAGAGACACAGCCTCATTCACACGG gggtgAAGCCGTACGCTTGTTCCATGTGTGACATGCGGTTTTTCCAGCGTTACCACCTGGAGAGACACAGACTCACTCATACGGGTATGCGTCCATTAACCGTACCCAGTTCAA GGGTGAAGCCGTACGCTTGCTCCATGTGTGACATGAGGTTCTTCCAACGTTATCATCTGGCAAGACACAGCCTCACTCATACTG gggtgAAGCCATACGCTTGCTCCATGTGTGATATGAGGTTTTTCCAACGCTACCACTTGGCAAGACACAGCCTCACTCACACGG gggtGAAGCCATATGCTTGCTCCATGTGTGACATGAGATTTTTCCAGAGATACCACCTGGCAAGACACACTCTCACCCATACGG GGGTGAAGCCGTACGCTTGCTCCATGTGTGACATGAGGTTCTTCCAGCGTTACCATTTGGCAAGACACAGCCTCACTCATACTG GAGTGAAGCCGTATGCGTGTACCATGTGTGACATGAGGTTTATACAACGTTACCAACTGGAGAGACACAGTCTCACTCATACGG gGGTGAAGCCGTACGCTTGCACCATGTGTGACAAGAGGTTTTTTCAGCGCTACCACCTGGCGAGACACAGCCTCACTCATATGG GAGTGAAACCTTATGCTTGCACCATGTGTGACATGAAGTTTTTTCAGCGTTACCACCTGGCGAGACACAGCCTCACTCATACGG GTGTGAAACCTTATGCTTGCACCATGTGTGACAAGAGGTTTTTTCAGCGCTACCACCTGGCGAGACACAGCCTCACTCATATGG GTGTGAAACCTTATGCTTGTACCATGTGTGACATGAGGTTTGTTCAGCGTTACCACCTGGCGAGACACAGCCTCACTCATACGG GTGTGAAACCTTATGCTTGCACCATGTGTGACAAGAGGTTTTTTCAGCGCTACCACCTGACAAGACACAGCCTCACTCATATGGGTATGCGTCCGCACACCTTACCCATGTCACTGAGATCAGACTGCAGTTACATAATGTCAGAGGCTCCCAGGCAATTATTTACCTGTAAAA GTGTGAAACCTTTTGCTTGCCCCATGTGTGACATGAGGTTTGTTCAGCGTTACCACCTGGCGAGACACAGCCTCACTCATACGG gggtgAAGCCGTATGCTTGTTCCATGTGTGACATGAGGTTTATTCAGCGTAACCACCTGGAGAGACACAGCCTCACTCATACGG GAGAGAAGCCCTTTGCTTGTGACATGTGTGATATGAGGTTTATCCAGCGCTACCACCTTGAGAGACACAAGCGTGTCCATAGTGGGGAGAAGCCCTATCAGTGTGAACGGTGCCAGCAG AACTTTTCACGGACAGACCGGCTGCTGCGACACCGGCGGCTGTGCCAGGGCCGCGGCGTGGCCAAGGTGGAGAACCAGCCGTGCTGCGAACCGCGCCCGTACGGCCAGGAGCCGCCGCCCGCGCCCCCCACCTGGAGCCCCCTGCACCCCCCTCCGGGCCGACTGGCGGTCTGA